In a single window of the Hirundo rustica isolate bHirRus1 chromosome 7, bHirRus1.pri.v3, whole genome shotgun sequence genome:
- the NMI gene encoding N-myc-interactor produces the protein MDVTSPPLSLQDNGFSVVPADPLGASREDTEKLKEELKMWKKRVEEAENVKVNLLLAKLTADAECDRAEKELTEMKEQEKRRKDRIFIFEQELLLLNQEKTELKKEIEKLKEDLEEHSSKDNLIEKKVAEMQLKFTHLEEVRDDGADVDMNTRGVFGAATEIPFRLNQNQALLTFEDKEVAQRLTKMGKHCVKLDNTTANVTVKPFELDRGFQFELHVTVSGKKISVSEIPELPIPKDWVRDKLELHFYKAKQAAGGGEIEDVTYSKGSGTAVITFLKPGASNKFVGCTKYPFYAEGRMFNLSVSPHFDFHLRKFQLYHRVSEKTILLKGIPEVEEDDETVQDMIEIHFQKPSNGGGEIEKIQYISRGAAYVCFEEDAESATS, from the exons ATGGATGTTACAAGCCCCCCGTTATCTCTGCAAGACAATGGGTTT agcGTGGTACCCGCTGATCCACTTGGAGCATCCAGGGAAGACACGGAAAAACTTAAGGAGGAGCTGAAGATGTGGAAG AAAAGAGTTGAAGAGGCTGAAAATGTCAAAGTTAACCTTCTTCTCGCCAAATTAACTGCTGATGCAGAGTGTGACAGAGCGGAGAAGGAGCTGACAGAGATGAAGGAGCAAGAGAAACGGCGTAAGGACAGAATTTTCATCTTTGAG CAAGAACTCCTTCTGCTAAACCAAGAAAAAACTGAGCTGAAGAAAGAGATCGAAAAGCTCAAAGAAGACCTGGAAGAACACAGTTCCAAGGATAATCTG ATTGAAAAGAAGGTGgcagaaatgcagctgaagtTCACTCACCTGGAAGAGGTGAGGGATGACGGGGCGGATGTGGATATGAACACCCGCGGTGTTTTTGGGGCAGCCACAGAAATCCCCTTCAGACTCAACCAGAACCAGGCACTGCTGACTTTTGAGGATAAGGAAG TTGCCCAGAGGCTGACAAAGATGGGCAAGCACTGTGTGAAACTGGACAACACAACAGCAAATGTGACCGTGAAGCCTTTTGAACTTGACAGGGGATTCCAGTTCGAG CTCCATGTCACTGTCTCTGGAAAGAAGATCAGCGTTTCAGAAATCCCTGAGCTTCCCATTCCTAAAGATTGGGTGAGAGACAAACTTGAGCTGCATTTCTACAAAGCtaagcaggcagcaggaggaggagaaatagAAGATGTGACCTACAGCAAGGGCTCTGGGACAGCTGTCATCACATTCCTCAAACCTGGAG CAAGCAACAAGTTTGTGGGATGCACTAAATACCCTTTCTACGCAGAAGGAAGGATGTTCAACCTTTCTGTCTCCCCACATTTTGATTTTCACTTGAGGAAGTTTCAG CTGTACCACAGGGTTTCTGAGAAGACCATTCTGCTGAAAGGAATCCCAGAGGTGGAAGAGGATGACGAAACCGTGCAGGACATGATCGAAATTCACTTCCAAAAGCCGAGCAACGGCGGGGGGGAGATAGAGAAAATCCAATACATCTCCAGAGGAGCAGCCTATGTTTGTTTTGAGGAGGATGCTGAGAGTGCCACCTCGTGA
- the RBM43 gene encoding RNA-binding protein 43 → MAAGRAARSTRTIVIAGVPAGLLQDDVMADILTIHFQMSRNNGGDVEEVAYPTRDKGVAYVTFEDQEVVEGVLRKDQHLLQDKRLSRRYPLTVTRFCHNVFLRVTSTLSMALFRDHFLLEDLVEEMKKQSPALNFGPLQPDGQIAVRGSFPALRELREFLLFKAKSLSEEDKREGKPHQRPRGKPQQHRGATEARNSLRDAHREAEVVVLDTDIYHYMKCFHPKTLQANDVVISGVTDGDITTVCIEGAGRKAGAEHALRAKRMIESSSVELQKILRKERICFKERSRAEKQRYKQLCERLKARHPEVLLLPYDTHIDVVGTSAGVFEFAEDVRRHSR, encoded by the exons ATG GCCGCGGGCCGAGCTGCCAGATCCACCAGGACAATTGTCATTGCCGGTGTCCCGGCCGGCCTCCTGCAGGACGATGTCATGGCTGACATCCTCACCATCCACTTCCAAATGTCCCGGAACAACGGCGGCGACGTGGAGGAGGTCGCGTACCCCACACGGGATAAAGGAGTCGCCTACGTAACCTTTGAGGATCAAGAAG TTGTGGAGGGTGTTCTGAGGAAGGATCAGCATCTCCTGCAGGACAAGAGGCTGTCCAGGCGCTACCCCCTGACAGTGACCCGCTTCTGCCACAAC GTGTTCCTCCGGGTCACATCCACCCTCAGCATGGCCCTTTTCCGGGATCACTTCCTTTTAGAAGATTTGGTGGAGGAGATGAAAAAGCAGAGCCCGGCTTTGAATTTCGGGCCTTTGCAGCCCGACGGGCAAATTGCTGTGCGAGGCTCCTTCCCAGCACTCAGAGAGCTGAGAGAATTCCTCTTGTTCAAGGCAAAATCCCTCTCAGAGGAGGACAAAAGAGAGGGGAAACCCCATCAGAGACCGAGGGGGAAGCCgcagcagcacagaggtgcCACGGAGGCGAGGAATTCCCTTCGGGACGCGCACAGGGAAGCAGAAGTGGTGGTTCTGGACACGGATATCTACCACTACATGAAGTGCTTTCATCCCAAAACCCTGCAGGCAAACGACGTTGTCATTTCTGGTGTCACCGACGGCGACATCACCACGGTGTGCATTGAGGGTGCCGGCAGGAAGGCTGGCGCTGAGCACGCCCTGAGGGCCAAGAGAATGATTGAAAGTTCCTCCGTGGAGCTCCAGAAGATTCTCCGGAAGGAAAGGATCTGCTTCAAGGAGCGCAGCAGAGCGGAGAAGCAGAGGTACAAACAGCTCTGTGAAAGGCTAAAAGCCCGGCACCCCGAGGTGCTGCTCCTCCCTTATGACACCCACATTGACGTCGTAGGAACTTCTGCGGGGGTCTTTGAGTTTGCAGAGGACGTGAGGAGGCACTCCAGGTAG